Part of the Hevea brasiliensis isolate MT/VB/25A 57/8 chromosome 16, ASM3005281v1, whole genome shotgun sequence genome is shown below.
CAAGCGATCCAGTAACCTACCTCCATCCctctcttttattattattattttcagaaATTAGGTGCTCGAGAGTGAGAAATTTGTTTTCAAGCTATCTGATGCTGATTTTTGTGTCCTTAATCCAATTCTGTTTCGATtcttaaacattttaattttacttAGGTATAACTCCTTGAGCTAATATACTTTAAAGTGTATGATTTTAAGTTCTTTCTTAATTGAGCTTCGATTCATATGATTGATCAGGTTCTTTTAGCCGCGCAATAAGTTCTTTTGCTGTTTACCAGCTCTCAAACTTGCCTCGTTGTTCTTTTGCtgttattttcaaaattttcaatttcttttttggATTACTTAGTTGTGAGGCTGCTCATCTCGCTGAGGATTCCCAAATTTTGAGATTCTGCAATTTTTTCTTGAGAAAATCTCAGGCAAACCTAGtccttatttttttttactttttttttttttaatttttccctGAAACTCTCCCTCCCAGTGCCCAATTCAGCGGGACCATAATGGTAATGGAGCTTTGACTGTTATTTTGCAGCATATTTTTAACCTACATTAGTTATTTTTGGCTTTTGATACTTGTCCTTGTCACAATCTGTCCTCGTCATATATTGTTCCTTGTCACAATCTGTCCTCGTCATATATTTTTTCCAGGCTTTTCGAAAGGATAACAGAGTTATGCTAAGCAGGAAGGAACTGTTTAAAAACACTCTGAGGAAAGCAGCTCATGCATGGAAACGCATCATTGAGCTTCGCCTTTCTGGTGGGTCTTTAATTGGGTTCCACTGTATGCAACTAAAAATGTTTTTGGTTAACCTTCTAACATGCAtgtttcattatttacagaagaAGAGGCGAGAAAGTTGAGATTTTTTGTGGATGAACCCGCTTTTACAGATCTTCATTGGGTAAGATTTGTTTCAATTCCATAAGCATGTTAATTATATTGGAACTAACATGTTAGTCTTTAGAGAGTGGCTTTGTTGTATGATAAAGTTATTCTATTTGTGACCTGGAGGTCACAGGTACAAGACACAAAAACAGCCTCTTTGCAGGCTAGGATGCACGGAAACGGGAGGCGGGAGCGTTTCCCCTTTCTGGAAATGTTTCCTTGCCGGAAACGTTAGGACACGGCGAGGAAACGTCTTTGGGCCGTTTCCGTAATTCCTTGAAATCGAAAACTCGTTGCCTTCGCCGGACACgcgtttcttaaaaaaaaaaaaataataagtcgCACCTCCATGAAGAAAGGAGAAggcaaagaaaaaagaagaagaagaagaagaagaagaaaaaaaagaggaGAAGGAGAAGGAGGAGGAGTACCTGTTGCGGCAGCATGCCGGCGATGGGAGGTGACTGGTCTCTGCTTCCTTCCCCATCCGATGCTGCTCTACCAATCAGCCTCCCTTACCTGATGGCGTTGCTCCTTCTTCATGGCTCTGCCCCTTGCCCGAATCtcctatttgaaattttttttaatcattatttttttttcaattttcactATATTAAAACTTTCAACCTtttattttcagcattttaatattagttttattattctatatatttattatttcaattatttataattataaatatataaataatctaattaattaattaaataattaatttcattattttttctttttttaatatttaaatttattataactagAACTTtcaaattcatatatatatatatatatatatatatataaatatttccctatattttttatatttacgcgTTTCTCCCACGTTTCcgtttcctatattttttaaaatgccgTTTCCCAGTGTCCGTTTCCTCGTTTCCCCGTCTCCGCGTTTCCGTTTCCGTTTCCGTGCTACATAGTTTGCAGGTACGGGTTAAGGCTATGTACCTTCTCCAAAGCCCACAAGTGTGGGATGCTTCGTGTATTGAGTCAccctttttattttagttatattGGAGCACACCAGATACCTGGAATCAGTGTGTTGCTAAgtcttttttttatcattatagtGTAATGGAAACTTGATATTAAAAGGCCAAGATAATCTTTGCATGTTGATTTCTAAATACATTATAAAAGGGACCCTTAGTATCTATCTACCATCTGATTCTCTCTCTGTTGTGGTGGGCAGGGAATGTTTGTTCCAGCAATTAAAGGACAAGGCACTGAAGAGCAGCAACAGAAGTGGCTACCTTTGGCATATAAGATGCAAATAATTGGCTGCTATGCACAAACTGAACTTGGTCATGGCTCCAATGTTCAAGGGCTTGAAACCACTGCAACATTTGATCCTGAGACAGATGAATTTGTCATTCATAGTCCCACACTAACTTCAAGCAAAGTGAGTAAACTGTTTGATGAGAGTCTCATCCAATTACTTGTGATAGATTAATTTTGTGCTAGCAGTCTTAATTTTACGCACAGGATAAATGTTCATATTATTCCTTTTAAGTGGTTGCATGTCCATGTCATGCGGGGGAATGAAAGTTAAACGGTATGTGAAATATGAAACAACAAATTGATTAAGATTTTCAATCATTGTTATGTGAAAATTCCcctctttttatagtggtggccTGGTGGATTGGGTAAAGTTTCCACGCATGCTGTTGTTTATGCGCGTCTTATAACTGATGGTCAAGAACATGGAGTACATGGTAAGTCGCTACGGCCATTGTtccaaatttcatgttttggaatTGCTGCATTGAACATTTATGTGATAAAACTATAATTTTCAGGCTTTATTGTCCAACTTCGGAGTTTGGATGATCACATGCCTCTTCCAGGCATAACAGTTGGTGATATTGGAATGAAATTTGGTAGTGGGGCATATAATACCATGGACAATGGTGTTTTAAGATTTGATCATGTGCGCATCCCAAGGAACCAAATGTTGATGCGGTAGATTTTCCCCTCTCCCAAATGATTAAACTTTAAAGTTACATTTGTTTTCATGTAATTATGATTAATTATCTTGAATTGTCTCCAATATCGGAAGCTGGAATCAAATAGGTTAGAAGTTTTCTAACTGTCACTGTAATGCTGAAACATTTATGAATAGGTGAAGTTTGAATACTGGTCTTTCATAGCACCAAATCTTTGCTACTATCATCGTtgtcatttaaaaataaaaatgatctgatttttttttttttaaattgttacaGAGTAATGCAGGTTACAAGGGAAGGGAAATGTGTGCAATCTAATGTTCCACGGCAATTGATTTATGGCACTATGGTGTATGTGCGGCAGACAATTGTATCTGATGCATCCTCTGCTTTATCACGGGCGGTTTGTATTGCTACAAGGTATAGTGCCGTCCGCAGACAATTTGGTTCTCAGGAGGGTGGTGTTGAGACCCAGGTATTTTTTTAAAACCAAAATCACTGTAATCGTTGCTCTGAATTCTTTCTTTATGGGAAAATGCATTTGATGAAATCTGTGAATGAGCTGACTAAAGAAAATTGGTGTGCATGATGTGTGCATCCACATTGCTCTAATAtagggaaatattgttgaaagttTTATTATCTGGATCAGGTTGTCTACTCCCTACAATCCTAATAGGAACTTTCATAGACTAATTGTTTCTGAATACTGCTAGCTGTAGAATCTGCACTATATAAAGTATCTGACGCATTCTTGCTggttttgtacatatatttgtacCATAACTTGTTGAAGTGACTGTAAGCTGTACTCTTTGTTCAAATGACGCTGAAATGCCTGTTTAGTTGTTAATTAGGAGTACAGTTTCCgagattttattgcaatttttttgTCTTGCCATAAATTGATTGGTTGATTGgacattatatattttaattgttcttaatgtatcTAATGTTCCCAGTATCTGCTCTTTTTTAGGTGATCGATTACAAAACTCAGCAAAGTAGACTCTTCCCTTTGCTGGCTTCTGCATATGCTTTCAGATTTGTTGGTGAATGGTTGAAATGGCTTTATATGGATGTGACTCAGAGGTTGCAAGCCAATGATTTCTCAACATTGCCTGAAGCGCATGCATGTACTGCTGGTTTGAAGTCTTTGACTACTTCTGCAACTGCTGTATGTCACTAACACTAATATTTACCGGTTTACCTCCAAAACTTGTaaatcaattttcttttctttagttTTGGTTAAATGTCTCTTCCTCTCTCCCCCTCTAGCTTTGCTACATTCCCACCCCCCACCTAAAAAATAAAAAGGATGAACTTTCAGTTAACAAGAATTCACATTGGCTGCAGGATGCCATTGAAGAATGTAGGAAACTTTGTGGTGGACATGGTTACCTTAGCTCCAGTGGGCTTCCTGAGTTATTTGCTGTTTATGTTCCAGCCTGTACATATGAAGGAGACAATGTTGTGCTGCTTTTACAGGTATGTGGAACATAAAttattctcaattttttttttctgataagTGAAGGTATGAATATAGTTAAAGAGCACTCTGGGTTGTGATGTAGAAGTGTAGAACCAAACAACTGACAAATGAAAAACCTGAAAAAAAAAGTCAGAATATTTAACATTACTTCACATTCAATCAATAGTCATCTAAAATTGAGGGGTCTATAAGAatatttatgtagaaatgtatcCTAATGCTATGCTAAACCCTAAAGTTTCTAACTGGTAGTCCTGCATCTGGGTGCCAACTATAAATGAAGTCATCTAATCCTTATACATTAAGATTTCTCATTTATGTGGCAAGAATTTGTAATTAAAATCCTTCTATTGAAGTCAGCACGCTATGCTGATTGTCCAGGACATTCTTATTCATTTAGGATTGCTAGACTTGGGACATGCTTGAAGACAGGAGTTCCAGGACTAATTGGGATATGTATATATTTGGTGAATCTATTGTTGGCATGTTGCATGATGTAATTTTACTTTTAAACTTTTATTGATattctacttaaaaattcttttgcAGGTTGCTAGGTTTCTCATGAAAACTGTTTCTCAGCTGGGTTCTGGAAAGAAGCCTGTTGGAACAACAGCTTATATGGCACGGGCAGAGGATCTTTTGCAGTGTCATTGTAGTGTTCAAAAGGGTACCCATTTTATCATTTTTCCTTCTAGATTTGCTGCTTCATTGCTGTTATTGTACCATGTCAAGTAATTATTTATGGAAAGTGTAGTGGATTTAATTATTTATGGAAAGTGTGGTGGATTAAGTACATAATGTATAAGATCAATATGGGTTTACAAAGATTGAATACTCTTGTGCTTGGATTGTAACTTCATCCCAGCTAACTTTTCTAGGGAGTGGATATTtgtgtccttagcaatatttgtTTCCTCTGTTGCAGCGGAGGATTGGTTAAAGCCTAGTGTATTATTGGAGGTATTTGAGGCCAGGGCTGTTAGGATGTGTGTTGCCCGTGCTCAAAGCCTTAGCAAGTTTCCAAATCCTGAAGAGGGTATGCCTTCTCTGCCTTTTGATTTATCATTCTTTATTGGCAACTAATTCTACTGATTTTATGCTAGCAATTTTTAGTTGTTTGGATAAGCTGAAAAGGGGATAAGGATTTGATTATGAAATTACATTTTTTGCTGCCTCTTCTCTATGTTTTTCTGTGCAGATAAGGTCAAGAGTGGTTTCTTTTGGTTTTCATAGTTCCTGTAATATAGTGTATATAGATTATGTACTCCCATTTATTATTTCTCTTGCTTCAGGTTTTGCTGAACTCTCAGCTGATCTTGTTGAGGCAGCAATTGCTCATTGCCAGTTGATTGTTGTTTCCAAGTAAGCTTAATCATCTTTATGCAGTTGATTCAtatttacttttaaaattaaCAATTCATTGTATGCTCACTGTGTTCCGGTCACTTAACATATTGGGAACAACTAGCTATTGACTTCCAAAGTAAATAAATAgtaaagaagaagaaggaggagaAAGGGTGTTAGCTTTAAAATTTTGACAATAGGGTATTTCTCCCTAGAGCAGATGAATGATGAACTATGCAGCCCTGTTGTCACCACATATTTTTAATTCTTCTATGCTGTATCAAGagagaattaattaaatttcctCACTAAAAAAGGATATGGCCCTGCTTTTTGAACTTTTTGGTGAAATCTCTTTTAATATCATAATgcctgtgatttttttttttcttgtttgggAAAGTGAAGGGAAAAAAGGAGGAGGGGAGGATAATTAGGATGCTGGTCCTAATTCGCTTGGTTTTTCTCTTTGTTGTGCTTATCCCTATTAAACTTTCTTTCATTGCCAGGTTCATTGAGAAATTACAACAAGATATACCAGGGAAAGGAGTgaaacaacaattgcagaatcttTGCAATATTTATGCTTTGAACCTCCTTCACAAACATCTGGGTGATTTTCTATCCACCGGATGCATCACACCCAAGCAATCTTCACTTGCAAATGATCAGCTCAGATCTTTATATTCCCAGGTTAGATTCTGGTGATTTGTTTTTATTCATTCTACCTATCTTCGCATTTATGCTAATCTAAGATATGCTTGACATCATGGATTAGGTCCGTCCAAATGCCATTGCACTTGTTGATGCATTTAACTACACTGATCACTACCTTGGCTCAGTTCTTGGTCGCTATGATGGAAATGTGTATCCAAAACTCTATGAAGAAGCATGGAAGGATCCACTAAATGACTCAATTGTGCCTGATGGCTACCATGAATATGTTCGCCCATTGCTGAAGCAGCAGCACCGCAATGCACGACTCTGAAGAGTGTAAAGGACTATGCTGTTGGATCTCTATGCTATATTGTTGCGAGTCATAATGCTAATAAAGCTGCCCAGAAGGGTCACCAGAAAGGCAAAAGTTAGGTTTTTATTTTCTTAGAAACCATTAGATTAGTCATGAATTCTCGTTGATAGTCATTTTTGCCAAGTGCAAATTAGTGGAAAATTGTTTATGTATATTTGGACAAATAGCATGTTATTTATATATTGATCTTTTGTTAACTCAACCGTTCACTCTAAAAAAGAGCGTCGTCTATTTTTGACAAAAATGTAGCAACTCTTGTTATAGTTTCAGCCTCCCATACCCATTTACCTTGAGGAATAACGGAGAAGCTTCCCTCTCTCGGTAGTCACCGGCGATGGGAAGCTGTTATCACCATGGAGCagcttctttttttatttttggtaGGATTGTAACGTTCGTTCCGTTATTTACCAGAATTTCGTTCCACCATATTCCAAACCTTGACTCGTGCATCACTTTCTAAAAGAAATGAGCCACGTGGTGAAGTCATCTTATGGTGGAACTCGTAGAGCGCAGAGTTAAGTCCAATTTAACCAGGTCATGTGGAAATGGTTAAACCCCTTCTCTGAGACCACCTTGCATATATACACCCTCCAGCTCCACCGTAATCTGGTGGCAAGGAAGGCCAGCCGGCCAGGCCAACGCATAGTTTCTATATTGGAGGACATATAGGGCGCAAAAGTAACTAGTTCAATTAGGATGTCAGAGCCACCAGACAATAGCAGCTAGTTCTTTAGCATGTGTAAGGATCCCCCAGAGAGCATTGGATTTGTTAATAAAGAAGCTAAATGTAAGCATTCGGTCGATCAacgtaaaataaaaaaatagaaagaaaggaatttgtgaaaaattGGACAAACTAGATTTACAGATGAAGCTTTTATTGACAAGAAAtgatctcaaatggaatttttcAAGTTCAACTGCTCCTTTTGCTGCAAAAGAAGGCAGAGCTTGGAAGACAAACGTATTTCCCTACAATATTAGTTCAACCAATGATCTTTGATAACAAGCTCGAAAGGTAAATGGCCTTCAGCAATGAACAATAAAAAAATGCAGGTCAGGTAGCCAGTACACAATTCAGTGATTCAATCTTTTCAGCATTGAAAAGAATTTGGTAACAACAAAAACGAAGCACTTGAGTGCCATTCAATTCCATTTTCTGATATCAACAAGGGGTTTGAGTACATGCTTAAAGGGGAAAGCCTTCGATGCGTTATTCGTATGGAGGAATAGAACTGCTAATGTTTGTGGGGAAGCAATATATAATGAAGTTCGTCTGATGAGTGAAAATAACTTGTGCCAATGTGGCATTATATCATTCCTCTTGATGCACCTTTTCATTGTAACCTGATAACAATCGAACAAGCAACAAAGAAAGGCTTCAAAAAGAGACACCTAGGCAACTAAAAGACAACTGAACACACAGCTGACATATTAAGAAAACTAACAAGGAAAGCACAAGGCCAACACATGGAGAAGAAAACAAAGCTCTGCCAAAATACAGTTCTGCTAGAAAATATGAACCAAATAAGAGCTAGGAAAGTCCGTGGCTAAATTGGCACGTGCCTGTTCCTAGTCTTATTACTCTGCATAGACTGTCAAATATGATTTTGCTTCTGAAGAGGGTTGGCCACTGAACAGACGAtttcttcaatttgtaatcaaTTTCTGCCAAAAGTACCGCTAATTCCATCTCTCTAGAATCGCATCATTTAAATCCCGAGCAACTCTTTTTTTTCCCCTCCTTTTACTAAATTTCTTCAAGAAATGGGGGGAAGTGGTGAAGGATGTTTGTATTGAACGCGCTTTGCCATGACAGAATCCTCAATTTGGACCAATTGTATTGAAAGGTTCCTGGGTGATGGATAACAAGGATATCCAATGGACAAGCAAAATCAAAATTCTTGGTGAATGATAAGCATCTGTTCTGTGGGCTCGTATTTATGTTCGTGGCCGTAGAGAGGAAGTGGTTAAATAGCTTGGAGTACTAGTAGAAAGTAGAAACATTGATGCACTTTTTTTAGCTTTAAAAAATGAGAGCTCTCCATAACCCTTAGACCTGAGGCTTTGGGATCGCTGgttgttattttttatttaattcaactTTATAGTAAAAGACTTATCATTGAATTTGAAGTGACACTCAATGAGACGAATCATCTTACAACTCGTCACTTTCTTTCATTGCATTATTAAATAGAGATAATATTTAGTTATTATATTAA
Proteins encoded:
- the LOC110646087 gene encoding peroxisomal acyl-coenzyme A oxidase 1 isoform X1 gives rise to the protein MEGVDHLAYERNKANFDVDDMKIVWAGSRHAFDVSDRMARLVASDPAFRKDNRVMLSRKELFKNTLRKAAHAWKRIIELRLSEEEARKLRFFVDEPAFTDLHWGMFVPAIKGQGTEEQQQKWLPLAYKMQIIGCYAQTELGHGSNVQGLETTATFDPETDEFVIHSPTLTSSKWWPGGLGKVSTHAVVYARLITDGQEHGVHGFIVQLRSLDDHMPLPGITVGDIGMKFGSGAYNTMDNGVLRFDHVRIPRNQMLMRVMQVTREGKCVQSNVPRQLIYGTMVYVRQTIVSDASSALSRAVCIATRYSAVRRQFGSQEGGVETQVIDYKTQQSRLFPLLASAYAFRFVGEWLKWLYMDVTQRLQANDFSTLPEAHACTAGLKSLTTSATADAIEECRKLCGGHGYLSSSGLPELFAVYVPACTYEGDNVVLLLQVARFLMKTVSQLGSGKKPVGTTAYMARAEDLLQCHCSVQKAEDWLKPSVLLEVFEARAVRMCVARAQSLSKFPNPEEGFAELSADLVEAAIAHCQLIVVSKFIEKLQQDIPGKGVKQQLQNLCNIYALNLLHKHLGDFLSTGCITPKQSSLANDQLRSLYSQVRPNAIALVDAFNYTDHYLGSVLGRYDGNVYPKLYEEAWKDPLNDSIVPDGYHEYVRPLLKQQHRNARL
- the LOC110646087 gene encoding peroxisomal acyl-coenzyme A oxidase 1 isoform X2 — protein: MLSRKELFKNTLRKAAHAWKRIIELRLSEEEARKLRFFVDEPAFTDLHWGMFVPAIKGQGTEEQQQKWLPLAYKMQIIGCYAQTELGHGSNVQGLETTATFDPETDEFVIHSPTLTSSKWWPGGLGKVSTHAVVYARLITDGQEHGVHGFIVQLRSLDDHMPLPGITVGDIGMKFGSGAYNTMDNGVLRFDHVRIPRNQMLMRVMQVTREGKCVQSNVPRQLIYGTMVYVRQTIVSDASSALSRAVCIATRYSAVRRQFGSQEGGVETQVIDYKTQQSRLFPLLASAYAFRFVGEWLKWLYMDVTQRLQANDFSTLPEAHACTAGLKSLTTSATADAIEECRKLCGGHGYLSSSGLPELFAVYVPACTYEGDNVVLLLQVARFLMKTVSQLGSGKKPVGTTAYMARAEDLLQCHCSVQKAEDWLKPSVLLEVFEARAVRMCVARAQSLSKFPNPEEGFAELSADLVEAAIAHCQLIVVSKFIEKLQQDIPGKGVKQQLQNLCNIYALNLLHKHLGDFLSTGCITPKQSSLANDQLRSLYSQVRPNAIALVDAFNYTDHYLGSVLGRYDGNVYPKLYEEAWKDPLNDSIVPDGYHEYVRPLLKQQHRNARL